GATTTCAGCAAAATAAAAAACGCGTACCATGTGGGGGGGCATGATACGCGAATAACGGAAAGGGGATGGCATTCACATGGCAGACTGTGAATGTTTAGTCGATAGGAATATCAGAGTTTGTAGAACGACCTGGTGTGCGTTTACCTAATGTGACATTTAACATGCCGTTTTGATAAGACGCTTTAATATTGCTTTCGTCTACGTTATTGAAAGTAAATTGTCGTTGCATGTTGCTGAAGTGACGCTCTTGTCGAATGATGCGTCCTGCTTCATCTTCTTTACGATCTTCTACAGTGTTTTGTGCTGCGATGGTTAAGACGTTGTTTTCAAATTTTAATTGAATGTTTTCTTTATCCATACCTGGTAATTCTGCTTCAACAACATAAGCATCGTCCAGCTCTTTAATATCTGTTCTAATTTGAGAAGTTGTGAATGCGTCGTCTAACAACATATGACGTCCGAAATCTTTGAAGAAATCACTAGGTTCCATATTGAAAAATGAATGATTGAAAGGTCTCATATCAAAAGCCATCATGTATCTCTCCTTTATGACGTTAGTATTGGAATATTACTAGCGCTTATAAGATTTTACAATCACTTTGACGTTCTAACATCAAAGTGAATTGCTTTATGATTAAAGTATACATCAATGGTCAAAGATAGTCAAGGTCAAACAATGAGGTTGCACTTTTTAATCATTTATTCAATTTAATGAAAAAAAGAAACATATCATACAATGATAACGGGTAAAAGGATTAATGAGGTGTTGAAAAAGAAAAGTAGCATATA
Above is a genomic segment from Staphylococcus delphini containing:
- a CDS encoding Hsp20/alpha crystallin family protein — protein: MAFDMRPFNHSFFNMEPSDFFKDFGRHMLLDDAFTTSQIRTDIKELDDAYVVEAELPGMDKENIQLKFENNVLTIAAQNTVEDRKEDEAGRIIRQERHFSNMQRQFTFNNVDESNIKASYQNGMLNVTLGKRTPGRSTNSDIPID